Proteins from a single region of Dictyostelium discoideum AX4 chromosome 5 chromosome, whole genome shotgun sequence:
- the bzpO gene encoding hypothetical protein, whose amino-acid sequence MDGYQNFLPIPPENNTWLLLLDDFSQLQQQQQQQQQQQQQQQQQQQQQQQQQQQQQQQQQQQQQQQQQQQQQFPQQYTNDGINVQSIESNNYLNNNNFNFNERLESLQKQQQEQQTQIQQQLQNYQQQYQDQYQQRQQQYQDQYQKPYELPSQYIDQCNQIFSNYNNNNNITSINYNMNNNNNSNNSNNNSNNNNNNNNNNNNNNNNNNNNNNNNNNNNNNNNNNKTTDNINNVNSINNLNNINLGANNVNNNVNSNVVSNVNNNAISQNKPIFPPFNDNPINIQQQQQQQQQQECYKIPQYKISLDNTNNPIITPTITPTLTTFPTITPTLITPTTIAPITPTPTPTPILTTTTTKTTKINLEETNEKTKIINETKKQEKSTESIKKMNQNKASRNYRQKKKDYIKEIEDKLSLLEMENSKIQKENQTLRKTGSVDLMKPSNDIMKMMTDCKTITNQLKLSLERNDDRSLIYLLHQYHRVIEERYSHIEYEAEKVANPYVQLRLSIVGYTPGQFCPFVLNIFNDNNDDGDNQKVTNDHNWYNTFKKEANITPEQSNKLDSIRFQHTKVSASMFKEIQMLDLEIKSFFYKFIFSYPSDPLSSLNPTELVYNSTTTTPIDSYSLPAIDKQLELAGKLESLKNKLTLNGGLMLDTFSSISSLLTPRQEAIFLVGVDPYAFINFSHFDIINDVWSNIINKPFSGPVHMAQSLNKMFNHS is encoded by the coding sequence ATGGATGGATATCAAAATTTCTTACCAATTCCGCCAGAAAATAATACGTGGTTACTTTTATTGGATGATTTTtcacaacttcaacaacaacaacaacaacaacaacaacaacagcaacaacagcaacaacaacaacaacaacaacaacaacaacaacaacaacaacaacaacaacaacaacaacaacaacaacaacaacagcaacaacaacaacaattccCACAACAATATACAAATGATGGAATAAATGTCCAAAGTATCGAATCAAATAATTacttaaataataataattttaatttcaatgaaCGACTTGAATCATTACAAaagcaacaacaagaacaacaaacacaaatccaacaacaattacaaaattatcaacaacaatatcaagatcaatatcaacaacgtcaacaacaatatcaagaCCAATATCAAAAACCTTATGAATTACCTTCACAATATATTGATCAATGTaatcaaatattttcaaattataataataataacaatattactagtataaattataatatgaataacaataacaatagtaataatagtaataataatagtaataataataataataataataataataataataataataataataataataataataataataataataataataataataataataacaataataataataaaacaaccgacaatattaataatgtaaacagtataaataatttaaataatataaatcttGGTgcaaataatgtaaataataatgtaaatagtaATGTAGTTagtaatgtaaataataatgcaaTTTCccaaaataaaccaatattTCCACCCTTTAATGATAATCCAATAAAtatacaacaacagcaacaacaacaacaacaacaagagtGTTACAAAATACCTCAATACAAAATTAGTTTggataataccaataatccAATAATTACGCCAACAATTACACCAACTCTTACTACATTTCCAACAATAACACCAACTCTAATTACGCCAACAACAATTGCACCAATTACACCAAcgccaacaccaacaccaatattaacaacaacaacaacaaaaacaacaaaaataaatttagaagaaacaaatgaaaaaaccaaaattataaatgaaactaaaaaacaagaaaaatcaacagaatcaattaaaaaaatgaatcaaaATAAAGCAAGTAGAAATTATagacaaaaaaagaaagattatATAAAGGAGATTGAggataaattatcattattagaaATGGAGAATAgtaaaattcaaaaagaaaatcaaactCTAAGAAAAACAGGTTCTGTCGATTTAATGAAACCAAGTAATgatataatgaaaatgatgacaGATTGTAAAACCATcacaaatcaattaaaactatCATTGGAGAGGAATGATGATAGATCATTGATTTATCTATTACATCAATATCATCGTGTTATTGAAGAGAGATACTCACATATTGAATACGAGGCTGAAAAAGTTGCAAATCCATACGTTCAATTAAGATTATCAATCGTAGGTTATACACCAGGTCAATTTTGtccatttgttttaaatattttcaatgataataatgatgatggtgataatcAAAAGGTAACTAATGATCATAATTGGTATAacacttttaaaaaagaagcaAATATTACACCTgaacaatcaaataaattggaTTCAATTCGTTTTCAACATACTAAAGTTAGTGCATCAATgtttaaagaaattcaaatgtTAGATTTAGagataaaatcatttttttataaatttatattctcATATCCATCTGATCCATTATCTTCATTAAATCCAACTGAATTAGTGtacaattcaacaacaacaacaccaattgATTCTTATTCACTACCTGCTATTGATAAACAATTAGAACTCGCAGGTAAATtagaatctttaaaaaataaactcaCTTTGAACGGTGGTTTAATGTTGGAtacattttcatcaatttcttcattattaacaCCAAGACAAGAAGCCATATTTTTGGTTGGGGTTGATCCTTATgcatttataaatttctcTCATTTTGATATAATAAATGATGTTTGgtcaaatattattaataaaccaTTCTCTGGCCCAGTTCATATGGCtcaatctttaaataaaatgtttaatcacagttaa